One part of the Lotus japonicus ecotype B-129 chromosome 2, LjGifu_v1.2 genome encodes these proteins:
- the LOC130741037 gene encoding E3 ubiquitin-protein ligase HOS1, with the protein MDWKLNGTASVHSSSSGGAAAYTRSSSPSLQPNYRSRLVRETLEHFAAIDLIELCKEAKVERCRATRDLSSCGRSVRHVLNSCGHASLCEECSQRCDICPVCRIPIPKNGARLRLRLYNECIEAGLISKRCDERFQEIEDGENQLTTDVQRLYSLFDVALENNLVSLICHYITDVCMDETAVSSDPVIAFLLDEKVIKDWCKRTFKNIITEIQRIYNLDILGMKKSLSSLLKFSLYLKGIANVLDILESSFKGTLSAQLHDMHHLRESILKTKQHMEIIIWCARHLFLETVKSRFTARSSWASVVHKRKSEAVRRAWPDAVNPSMESTAHDGSLFIEDALKNLDLENEDGEGSDIATLQKGGASIFRSNADPVLRYYPFKNLRAAADLLFLRGSSDMVIAKQAIFLYYLYDRHWTMPDEEWRDILDDFAATFSISRHSLLESLTFYLLDDHTDEALQEACRLLPEISGPASHPKIAEVLLERDSAEMALMVLRWSGRDGGPHMTSLTDAVTAVRVRVECGLLTEAFMHQRVLCTKAKGKKLSKGASGDTSENRVEWEEVLVTEICCLCIRRNLVDRLLELPWNSEEEKYIHKCLLDYAVEDPLRTTGSLLVVFYIQRYRYSEAYQVHTELEKVEQDSISKGSIRQEFLPKLEKAIQWRANLVNRCLELLPEVEKQQLRSGNLTDVAFTSHEEVEIPDKFDVPQIQDSRSTSLLIPSSANPSLVLRKDHTSGLWSSSTLGISAKIGMSFSTAGLELGNFNSRPHDHEGILTNDERVPNHQTKIGKILRFDTTPTPRNHRIGLVNGSPLKGFNRASPSNSQGSVPNKLRGVESNLLFGHNEATSPMYSWKTTTNPVTSRNVQLHKDDRSWNIESANDSMDVSQSHMEKKLDTEEKINGGLRWRSDETSDGEEEQGAMDIGYDATPTRTTRRIRVAKR; encoded by the exons ATGGATTGGAAGCTCAACGGAACCGCCTCCGTTCATTCGAGCTCCAGCGGTGGTGCCGCCGCCTACACAAGATCTTCTTCCCCATCGTTGCAACCAAACTACAGAAGCCGATTAGTCCGG GAAACATTGGAACACTTTGCTGCCATTGATCTGATTGAGTTGTGTAAAGAAGCCAAAGTTGAGCGCTGCCGAGCAACTAGGGATTTGAGTAGCTGTGGTCGCTCTGTCCGTCATGTGTTGAATTCATGCGGGCATGCCTCTTTATGTGAAGAGTGTAGTCAACGGTGTGATATCTGCCCCGTTTGTCGAATCCCAATTCCCAAGAATGGTGCTAGGCTGCGTCTCCGACTTTATAATGAGTGCATAGAGGCTGGCCTTATTTCCAAAAGGTGTGATGAGAGATTTCAAGAAATAGAAGATGGGGAGAATCAACTGACTACTGATGTCCAACGCCTTTATTCTTTGTTCGATGTTGCTCTTGAGAATAACTTGGTCTCTTTAATTTGCCACT ACATTACAGATGTATGTATGGATGAAACTGCAGTTTCCAGCGATCCTGTCATAGCATTTTTGTTGGATGAAAAAGTGATAAAGGATTGGTGCAAGAGGACATTCAAAAACATCATAACTGAAATTCAGAGAATAT ATAATCTTGACATTTTAGGAATGAAAAAGAGTTTGAGTTCACTTCTGAAATTTTCATTATACTTGAAAGGCATAGCAAATGTGCTAGACATTTTGGAGTCATCTTTTAAGGGTACTCTTTCAGCACAACTTCATGATATGCACCATCTCCGAGAGAGCATATTAAAGACTAAGCAG CATATGGAGATTATTATTTGGTGTGCAAGACATTTATTTTTGGAGACTGTGAAATCTCGTTTTACTGCTCGTTCATCATGGGCTTCAGTCGTCCACAAACGGAAATCAGAAGCAGTTAGACGTGCTTGGCCTGATGCAGTAAATCCATCTATGGAATCAACAGCACATGATGGATCCCTATTTATTGAGGATGCATTGAAAAATCTTGATTTGGAGAATGAAGATGGAGAGGGATCAGATATTGCAACTCTACAGAAGGGTGGAGCATCGATTTTCAGATCCAATGCTGATCCGGTGCTACGTTATTATCCCTTCAAAAATCTTCGTGCTGCTGCTGACTTGCTCTTTTTACGTGGAAGTTCTGACATGGTTATTGCAAAACAAGCAATT TTTCTGTATTACTTGTATGATCGCCACTGGACAATGCCTGATGAAGAATGGAGAGATATACTAGATGATTTTGCTGCTACATTTAGTATTAGCAGGCACTCTTTACTTGAGTCTTTGACATTTTACCTTCTAGATGATCACACAGACGAGGCTTTACAG GAAGCTTGTCGCCTTCTTCCTGAAATATCTGGCCCTGCATCACATCCTAAAATTGCTGAAGTACTGCTTGAAAGGGACAGCGCTGAAATGGCTCTAATGGTTTTGAGGTGGTCTGGCCGAGATGGTGGACCACACATGACTTCACTTACAGATGCTGTCACTGCAGTGCGGGTAAGGGTTGAGTGTGGGCTTCTGACTGAAGCATTTATGCATCAGAGAGTTCTCTGCACCAAAGCGAagggaaaaaaattaagtaaaggAGCATCTGGGGATACTTCTGAGAACCGGGTCGAGTGGGAGGAGGTCCTGGTGACTGAAATTTGTTGCCTTTGTATTAGAAGAAATTTAGTGGATCGACTGCTAGAATTGCCATGGAATTCTGAAGAAGAGAAATATATACACAAATGCCTGTTGGATTATGCTGTTGAAGACCCCCTAAGGACAACTGGAAGTCTACTTGTTGTGTTTTATATTCAG CGCTACAGATACTCAGAAGCCTATCAAGTTCATACTGAACTTGAAAAGGTGGAGCAGGACTCTATTTCAAAAGGCTCTATAAGACAAGAGTTTCTACCAAAATTAGAAAAGGCTATTCAGTGGAGAGCCAATTTGGTT AATAGATGCTTGGAGTTGTTGCCAGAAGTTGAGAAGCAGCAACTAAGGAGCGGAAATTTGACTGATGTTGCTTTTACTTCTCATGAAGAAGTCGAAATTCCTGACAAATTTGATGTTCCTCAGATTCAGGATTCCAGGTCAACCAGTTTATTGATTCCGTCATCTGCGAATCCTTCCCTCGTACTGCGTAAAGATCATACATCTGGTTTGTGGAGTTCGTCAACTTTAGGAATTTCAGCCAAAATAGGCATGTCTTTCTCCACCGCTGGTCTTGAGCTTGGTAATTTCAATTCCCGACCACATGATCATGAGGGGATTTTAACCAATGATGAGAGAGTTCCAAATCATCAAACCAAAATTGGCAAAATTCTTAGATTTGATACCACTCCAACTCCAAGGAATCATAGGATCGGTCTCGTGAACGGTTCACCTCTGAAGGGATTCAACAGAGCATCACCAAGCAATTCCCAGGGATCTGTACCAAACAAATTGCGAGGAGTTGAGTCGAATCTGCTTTTTGGCCATAATGAAGCCACCAGTCCTATGTACTCCTGGAAGACTACAACTAATCCTGTTACTAGTAGGAATGTCCAATTACATAAAGATGATAGAAGTTGGAATATAGAGTCCGCTAATGATTCGATGGATGTTTCACAAAG CCATATGGAGAAGAAATTAGATACTGAAGAAAAGATCAATGGTGGACTCAGATGGAGATCTGATGAAACTAGTGACGGCGAAGAAGAGCAGGGAGCTATGGATATTGGTTACGATGCAACTCCAACTAGGACAACTAGACGAATCAGAGTTGCTAAGAGATAA
- the LOC130741038 gene encoding peroxisomal acyl-coenzyme A oxidase 1-like, producing MEGGVDHLAFERNKAQFDVDDMKIIWAGSRSEFELSDRISRLVASDPAFRKDDRTTLGRKDLFKNTLRKTAYAWKRILELRLNEKEAAKLRSFVDEPAFTDLHWGMFVPAIKGQGTDEQQQKWLPLAYKMQIIGCYAQTELGHGSNVQGLETTATFDPKTDEFVIHSPTLTSSKWWPGGLGKISTHAVVYARLITDGQEQGVHGFIVQLRSLDDHLPLPGITVGDIGMKFGSGAYNTMDNGVLRFDHVRIPRNQMLMRVSQVTREGKYVQSNVPRQLVYGTMVYVRQAIVSDASIALSRAVCIATRYSAVRRQFGSHNGGLESQVIDYKTQQARLFPLLASTYAFRFVSEWLSWLYTDVTQRLQAGDFSTLPEAHACTAGLKSLTTSIAADGIEECRKLCGGHGYLNSSGLPELFAVYVPACTYEGDNTVLLLQVARHLVKTISQLGSGNKPGGTTAYLARVEQLMQYHSDVKKAEDWLKPNVVVAAFEARAARMSVACAQNLSKFTNPEEGFQELTADLVEAATAHCQLIIVSKFIDKLQKDIPGKGVKQQLEVLCSIYALSLLHKHLGDFLSAGCINPLQGSLANEQLRSLYSQVRPNAIALVDAFNYTDHYLGSVLGRYDGNVYPKLYEEAWKDPLNDSVIPDGFHQYVQPILKQQLRNARL from the exons ATGGAAGGAGGCGTTGACCACTTGGCTTTCGAGAGGAACAAGGCGCAGTTCGATGTTGACGACATGAAGATCATCTGGGCCGGTTCTCGTTCCGAATTCGAGCTCTCCGATCGGATTTCTCGCCTCGTCGCCAGCGATCCG GCTTTCAGAAAGGATGACAGAACCACGCTTGGCAGAAAGGACCTATTTAAGAACACTTTgagaaaaacagcttatgcatGGAAAAGGATCCTTGAGCTCCGTCTTAATG AAAAGGAAGCTGCCAAGCTTAGGTCCTTTGTGGATGAACCTGCTTTTACGGATCTTCATTGG GGAATGTTTGTGCCGGCTATCAAAGGACAAGGCACGGATGAGCAGCAGCAAAAGTGGTTGCCTCTAGCTTACAAGATGCAAATTATTGGTTGCTATGCCCAAACTGAACTTGGTCATGGATCCAATGTTCAAGGGCTAGAAACAACTGCAACATTTGATCCCAAAACAGATGAATTTGTTATTCATAGTCCCACTTTAACTTCCTCCAAA TGGTGGCCTGGTGGATTGGGTAAGATATCAACGCATGCTGTTGTGTATGCTCGTCTAATTACTGATGGTCAAGAGCAAGGAGTGCATG GTTTCATTGTCCAGCTGCGGAGCTTGGATGATCACTTACCTCTTCCAGGCATTACTGTTGGTGATATTGGAATGAAATTTGGGAGTGGAGCATATAATACCATGGATAACGGGGTTCTAAGATTTGACCATGTTAGAATTCCAAGGAATCAAATGTTAATGAG GGTCTCTCAGGTAACCAGAGAAGGAAAATATGTGCAGTCCAATGTTCCAAGACAATTAGTTTATGGTACCATGGTATATGTGAGACAAGCAATTGTGTCTGATGCATCGATTGCTTTGTCACGAGCAGTTTGTATTGCTACAAGATATAGTGCTGTTAGAAGACAGTTTGGATCACATAATGGTGGTCTTGAGTCGCAG GTGATTGATTACAAGACACAGCAGGCTAGGCTCTTCCCTTTGCTAGCTTCTACTTATGCTTTCAGGTTTGTTAGTGAGTGGCTGAGTTGGCTTTATACGGATGTCACACAAAGATTACAAGCTGGAGATTTTTCAACATTGCCTGAGGCACATGCATGCACTGCTGGATTGAAATCATTGACTACTTCAATCGCTGCT GATGGAATTGAAGAATGTCGTAAACTATGTGGTGGTCATGGTTATCTTAATAGCAGTGGTCTTCCTGAGCTATTTGCAGTGTATGTTCCTGCTTGCACTTATGAAGGAGACAATACTGTGCTGCTTTTACAG GTGGCAAGGCATCTTGTGAAGACTATTTCTCAGCTGGGCTCTGGAAATAAGCCTGGTGGTACTACAGCTTATTTGGCTCGAGTGGAACAATTGATGCAATATCACTCTGATGTTAAAAAAG CTGAGGATTGGTTGAAGCCTAATGTAGTGGTGGCAGCATTCGAAGCTAGGGCTGCTAGGATGTCTGTTGCTTGTGCTCAAAATCTTAGCAAGTTCACTAATCCTGAAGAGG GTTTTCAAGAACTTACAGCTGATCTAGTTGAGGCAGCAACTGCTCATTGCCAGTTAATCATTGTTTCCAA ATTTATTGATAAGTTGCAGAAAGACATACCTGGAAAGGGTGTGAAACAGCAATTAGAAGTTCTTTGCAGCATTTATGCTTTGTCTCTTCTTCATAAGCATCTGGGAGATTTTCTTTCCGCTGGCTGCATAAATCCACTACAAGGATCACTTGCCAATGAGCAGCTGAGGTCCTTGTATTCCCAG GTTCGTCCTAATGCAATTGCACTTGTTGATGCGTTTAATTACACTGATCACTACCTTGGTTCGGTTCTTGGGCGCTACGATGGTAATGTGTATCCCAAGTTGTATGAGGAGGCATGGAAGGATCCTTTGAATGACTCAGTTATTCCTGATGGCTTCCATCAGTATGTTCAACCAATTCTTAAGCAGCAACTGCGTAATGCAAGACTATAG